In one Neobacillus sp. WH10 genomic region, the following are encoded:
- a CDS encoding glutathione peroxidase has protein sequence MKTVYDFQVKMSNGEKKSLHEYEGRPLIIVNTASKCGFTPQFKGLQNLYDTYKDQGLEILGFPCSQFNNQEFEQIEKTTEFCQINYGVTFPIFAKIDVNGPFSDPLFKYLKEQKTGLLSPRIKWNFTKFLVDRNGQVIKRYAPTADPSSMEDDLKKLLS, from the coding sequence ATGAAAACCGTGTATGACTTTCAGGTAAAAATGTCAAATGGCGAGAAGAAATCATTACATGAATATGAGGGCAGGCCGTTAATTATTGTCAATACTGCCAGTAAATGCGGGTTTACCCCCCAATTTAAAGGACTGCAGAACTTATATGATACATACAAGGATCAAGGGTTGGAAATACTAGGTTTTCCATGTTCTCAGTTCAACAACCAGGAATTTGAACAAATTGAAAAGACAACGGAGTTTTGCCAGATTAACTACGGAGTAACCTTCCCCATCTTTGCAAAAATTGACGTAAATGGTCCGTTCTCCGATCCTTTATTCAAATATTTAAAGGAACAAAAGACAGGACTTTTATCCCCTCGAATCAAATGGAATTTCACAAAATTTCTTGTGGACCGTAACGGCCAAGTGATAAAACGCTATGCACCAACAGCAGATCCAAGCAGCATGGAAGATGATTTAAAAAAATTATTGTCTTAA
- a CDS encoding 4a-hydroxytetrahydrobiopterin dehydratase — MLTALTPLEIQLECAKLQNWKVKDDKWIERKYIFKDYLQGIQFVSAIGQIAEANQHHPFISIQYKAVIVSLSTWAAKGVTALDIDLAVEFEKTYEHIKHTISSTG, encoded by the coding sequence ATGTTAACAGCATTAACCCCTTTAGAAATACAATTGGAGTGTGCAAAACTTCAAAACTGGAAGGTAAAAGACGATAAATGGATTGAAAGGAAATATATTTTTAAAGATTACCTGCAAGGTATCCAGTTTGTTTCAGCAATCGGCCAAATTGCTGAAGCAAACCAACATCATCCATTTATCAGCATCCAATATAAGGCTGTTATTGTTTCGCTCAGCACATGGGCTGCAAAAGGAGTAACAGCATTGGACATTGATTTAGCAGTCGAATTCGAAAAAACGTATGAACATATAAAACATACTATTTCATCCACAGGGTGA